One genomic region from Arthrobacter sp. FB24 encodes:
- a CDS encoding transglycosylase domain-containing protein, whose protein sequence is MAPKKRWGSRLAAALGRLIGFIAVSAVCGVLAASLVAPSVAAAGVTVSTSITFFNSLPGDLTVDPPSQATKMVTADGQPIATFYAENRVRVTLDQMSPFIKDAIVAIEDSRFYEHGGVDPQGILRALTFNVTQGGRQGASTLTQQYVTNVINESHLSADQSEQVVLSGQKSVGDKVREMKLAVELEKKYTKDQILEGYLNIVFFNRDAYGIEAAARHFFSTSAKDLTLPQAAMLAGLVNSPSFYDPAVHPENSLQRRNQVLGNMLEQRKITQAEHDAAVATGVELKVTPGRQGCAAAVIAPYFCDYVSHLILNNPAYGADPNDRERLLYRGGLTIVTTLDSRLQAAAQAQVDATAGANPDKWGAALVTIQPGSGRILAMAQNTVFLPAEGKFDTQLNFNVDSKDANGNDLNGAGGFQPGSTMKPFTFAEWLNEGKPLNAMVDASRRTYPLDFPWRSSCGKVLGAYNTAQRNEGAADDLQNNDPGYYRPMPVNYGLYNSINTATFAEAAQLDFCGIQKMVDAVGLHSGLDGAQVNMHQLGNLLGAIGVAPLHLANAFATFADDGRYCSPIAIADVTDTAQRHLPSESSQCRSAVKPDVARGVNAVLQDVLKLGSGVYIEPKVQSKVPVAAKTGTSNNNGATWVVGYTSSLATASFFGDTLEGQQRAGQNVTINGKFYKSIDGYMLAGPQWANYMMQVAGLYPAEAFPPPPPSMSNPTPAPTPSR, encoded by the coding sequence ATGGCGCCGAAGAAGCGATGGGGTTCCCGTCTGGCCGCAGCCTTGGGAAGGCTGATCGGATTTATTGCCGTGAGCGCCGTCTGCGGGGTCCTGGCCGCCAGCCTGGTGGCACCCAGCGTGGCGGCGGCAGGTGTGACGGTCAGCACTTCGATCACGTTCTTCAACAGCCTGCCCGGTGACCTCACCGTCGATCCTCCCTCGCAGGCCACCAAGATGGTGACCGCAGACGGCCAGCCCATCGCCACCTTCTACGCGGAGAACCGGGTGCGGGTCACCCTCGACCAGATGTCGCCCTTCATCAAGGACGCCATCGTGGCGATCGAGGACAGCCGCTTCTACGAACATGGCGGCGTCGACCCGCAGGGCATCCTCCGGGCGCTGACGTTCAATGTCACCCAGGGCGGCCGTCAGGGTGCGTCCACGCTGACCCAGCAGTACGTCACCAACGTCATCAACGAGTCGCATCTCTCTGCGGATCAAAGCGAGCAGGTGGTCCTCAGCGGCCAGAAGAGCGTTGGCGACAAGGTCCGGGAGATGAAGCTCGCCGTCGAGCTGGAGAAGAAATACACCAAGGACCAAATCCTCGAAGGCTACCTGAACATCGTGTTCTTCAACCGGGACGCCTACGGAATCGAGGCAGCCGCCCGGCACTTCTTCAGCACGTCCGCCAAGGACCTCACCTTGCCGCAGGCGGCCATGCTGGCCGGGCTGGTGAACAGCCCCAGCTTTTACGACCCCGCCGTGCATCCGGAGAACTCGCTGCAACGCCGCAACCAGGTCCTGGGCAACATGCTGGAGCAGCGGAAAATCACCCAGGCCGAGCATGACGCCGCCGTGGCCACGGGGGTGGAACTGAAGGTCACCCCGGGCCGGCAGGGCTGCGCCGCCGCCGTTATTGCACCGTACTTCTGCGACTACGTGTCCCACCTGATCCTCAACAACCCGGCCTACGGCGCGGACCCCAACGACCGGGAACGGCTGTTGTACCGCGGCGGCCTGACCATCGTCACCACGCTGGACAGCAGGCTGCAGGCCGCCGCCCAGGCCCAGGTGGACGCCACCGCCGGCGCGAACCCGGACAAATGGGGGGCTGCCCTGGTAACCATCCAGCCCGGGTCCGGCAGGATCCTGGCCATGGCGCAGAACACCGTGTTCCTTCCCGCGGAAGGAAAGTTCGACACCCAGCTGAACTTCAACGTCGACTCCAAGGACGCCAACGGCAATGACCTCAACGGGGCCGGCGGGTTCCAGCCCGGATCCACCATGAAGCCGTTCACGTTCGCGGAATGGCTGAATGAAGGCAAACCCCTGAACGCGATGGTCGACGCCTCCCGGCGGACCTATCCGCTCGACTTCCCGTGGCGGTCCAGCTGCGGAAAGGTGCTGGGTGCCTACAACACCGCCCAGCGGAACGAGGGCGCGGCGGACGATCTCCAAAACAATGACCCGGGCTACTACCGGCCCATGCCCGTCAATTACGGCCTGTACAACTCCATCAATACGGCAACCTTCGCTGAAGCCGCGCAGCTGGACTTCTGCGGCATCCAGAAGATGGTGGATGCAGTGGGCCTCCACAGCGGCCTGGACGGAGCGCAGGTGAACATGCACCAGCTCGGCAACCTGCTGGGCGCCATCGGCGTGGCTCCCCTTCACCTGGCCAACGCCTTTGCCACGTTCGCCGATGACGGCCGCTACTGCTCGCCCATCGCCATAGCGGACGTGACTGACACGGCACAACGCCACCTGCCGTCCGAGTCCTCCCAGTGCCGCAGCGCCGTCAAGCCCGATGTGGCCCGCGGCGTCAACGCCGTGCTCCAGGACGTACTGAAGTTGGGATCCGGTGTCTATATCGAGCCGAAAGTCCAGAGCAAGGTGCCGGTGGCGGCCAAGACGGGAACGTCAAACAACAACGGCGCCACCTGGGTGGTCGGTTACACCTCCAGCCTGGCCACGGCGTCCTTCTTCGGAGACACTTTGGAAGGCCAGCAGCGGGCAGGCCAGAACGTCACCATCAACGGCAAGTTCTACAAGTCGATCGACGGCTACATGCTCGCCGGGCCGCAGTGGGCCAACTATATGATGCAGGTGGCCGGGCTGTACCCGGCCGAGGCCTTCCCTCCGCCGCCGCCGTCCATGAGCAACCCGACGCCGGCGCCGACGCCTTCCCGCTAG
- a CDS encoding FadR/GntR family transcriptional regulator — MSMETEDHAGATDGETAVPALHLRVLDALGEAIVSGELAPGRRLTLDDLQQQYNVSRTLARDTMRVLESMNLVYSRRRVGIVVQDPELWNVFDPKLVRWRLASSRRAEQYSSLTELRIAVEPIAAAGAARRAGAAERRQLTALAAELRRLGEAGELEAFLKADIAFHSLLLHSSGNEMFKALDGMVAEVLSSRTKQGLMPFKPRPEALAAHEAVAAAVAGGDAGTAEAAMHNILDEVRTAMGLP; from the coding sequence ATGTCGATGGAGACAGAGGACCACGCAGGCGCAACCGATGGTGAGACGGCGGTTCCGGCCCTGCACCTGCGGGTGCTCGACGCCCTCGGCGAAGCCATCGTTTCCGGTGAGCTGGCCCCCGGCCGCCGGCTGACCCTGGACGACCTGCAGCAGCAGTACAACGTGTCCCGCACCCTGGCCCGGGACACCATGCGCGTCCTGGAATCGATGAACCTGGTGTACTCACGCCGGCGGGTGGGCATCGTGGTGCAGGACCCCGAACTCTGGAACGTCTTTGATCCCAAGCTGGTGCGGTGGCGGCTCGCGTCCAGCCGCCGGGCCGAGCAGTACAGCAGCCTCACGGAACTCCGGATCGCCGTCGAACCCATTGCCGCGGCGGGTGCTGCGCGGCGTGCGGGCGCAGCCGAACGCCGTCAGCTCACCGCGCTGGCTGCAGAATTACGGCGGCTTGGCGAAGCCGGCGAGCTGGAAGCATTCCTCAAAGCGGACATCGCCTTCCACAGCCTGCTCCTGCACAGCAGCGGGAACGAAATGTTCAAGGCCCTGGACGGCATGGTGGCCGAAGTCCTGTCCAGCCGGACTAAACAAGGATTGATGCCCTTCAAGCCGCGTCCTGAAGCGCTGGCGGCGCACGAGGCCGTGGCGGCGGCGGTTGCCGGGGGCGACGCCGGCACAGCGGAGGCCGCCATGCACAACATCCTCGATGAGGTCCGCACCGCGATGGGGCTGCCCTAG
- a CDS encoding gluconokinase, with protein sequence MKFPAMHLVVMGVAGAGKSTIAGALSRDLGWDMAEADQFHPDSNIAKMNAGTPLQDEDRWPWLQSIRDWMTAQAAEGKSTVLTCSALKHSYRQLLSEAEGTVVFIHLDGDPALLGERMRGREGHFMPVTLLPSQLATLEPLTPEELAAGSLRLDITRTPEDLIQAIKAELHLPAGHAPSTS encoded by the coding sequence ATGAAGTTTCCTGCCATGCATTTGGTAGTCATGGGTGTCGCCGGAGCCGGCAAGTCCACCATCGCCGGGGCCCTCTCCCGGGATCTCGGCTGGGACATGGCCGAGGCGGACCAGTTCCACCCCGACTCCAACATCGCCAAAATGAACGCCGGCACACCGCTGCAGGATGAGGACCGCTGGCCTTGGCTGCAGTCCATCCGCGATTGGATGACCGCCCAGGCCGCGGAAGGCAAAAGCACCGTCCTGACCTGCTCCGCCCTCAAGCACAGCTACCGCCAGCTCCTCTCGGAGGCAGAAGGCACGGTGGTCTTCATCCACCTCGACGGCGATCCCGCCCTGCTCGGCGAGCGCATGCGCGGACGCGAGGGACACTTCATGCCGGTGACGCTCCTGCCCAGCCAGCTGGCCACCCTTGAGCCGCTGACGCCGGAGGAACTCGCCGCCGGAAGCCTTCGGCTGGACATCACGCGCACACCTGAAGACCTGATCCAGGCCATCAAGGCCGAACTCCACCTGCCGGCCGGCCACGCCCCCAGCACTTCCTGA